Within Paenibacillus sp. J23TS9, the genomic segment GCTGAAACTGTTCTTAATGTCAAAGGAACGCATTAATCCCATAGGAGGCATGGATCATGAAACTTTCCGTATTTACTGTAGTCACTCCGGACCTCACTCCGGAAGAGCTTGTTAAAGCAGCCCGCGAGGCTGGGCTTGACGGCGTTGAATGGAGATTTAAGGAGGTACCGAAGGACGTTAATGGTGAAAAACCCTCCTTCTGGGGAAACAACCTTTGCTCCATCGATCCATCCCTTTCTGAGCCCGAGATGCTTAAGTTTAAAGAAATCACGGAAGCCGGGGGGCTTGAGGTTGTCAGCGTGACGCCTTATTTGAATGAGATGAATCTCGACGCTACCGAGCATGTATTCCATACTGCGCGACTGCTGGGTGCCAAAATGATCCGTGTCGGTGCAGCATCTTATGATGGGACCGGGTCTTATCCTGAGCTGTATGAGACTACAGTCCGCTACCTGAAAGAAGCCGAACGGATGGCTAAACAATATGGCGTGAAGGGTATCGTGGAAACGCATCACAGAACGATTGCGCCAAGCGCAAGTCTGGCTCACCGGCTTGTCAGCCACTGTGATCCCGACCACATCGGTGTGCTGTTTGATCCCGGAAACATGGTACATGAAGGCTACGAGAATTTCCGCATGGGGATGCAGCTGCTTGGCCCACACCTTGCCCATGTCCATGTAAAGAACGCCCACTGGGTTCAAGATGGCCGGCGCGAGGATGGAACGGCAAACTGGCGCTCCGAATGGGCGCCGATGCGGGAAGGCATCATCAACTTCGGTAGTTTGCTTCGGGACCTGAAAAGCGTTGGATATGACGGATACCTCGGCATAGAAGACTTCAGCGGACAATACGCCTCTGGAGAACTGCTGAAACAGTTTGGAGAGTTCATGCGCGAAAGGACTCAGGATCTATGACCACTTCAAAACAGGACGGAATGAACTATGCTCCGCAAGGGAAGCCCAATCATGTCGTCAAACCAGGCGAGTTCGTGTTCGCTGCGGCCGCTCTTGACCACGGCCATATCCAGGGTATGACCAAAGGACTCATCGAAGCAGGAGCTGTCCTTAAGTGGGTGTTCGACCCGGATCATGCCAAGGCAGCTTCCTTCGCTGCCAAGTTTCCGGGAGCTGTCGCTGCAGATCGTCTGGAGCAGATACTCGAGGATCCTGAAGTTCGTTTGGTCGCAGCGGCAGCTGTTCCTTCCGAACGCTGCGAGCTGGGGCTGCGGGTGATGGATGCCGGCAAAGATTATTTTACCGACAAGACCCCCTTCACAACATTGGAACAGCTGGAGGCCGCTCGGGCCAAGGTTCGGGAAACCGGCAAGAAGTACATGGTGTACTACAGCGAACGGCTTCATGTTGAATCCGCCGTATATGCCGGACAGCTGATCCGGGAAGGTGCGATCGGACGCGTGCTCCAGGTTACCGGATTCGGACCCCACCGCCTGAGTGCATCCACACGGCCGGAATGGTTTTTCCAAAAGGAGAAATACGGCGGCATTTTATGTGACATCGGCAGTCACCAGATCGAGCAATTTCTGTACTATGCCGGTTGCAAGGATGCAACAGTGCTCCAAAGCAAAATAGCTAACTACAACCATTCGGATTATCCGGAACTGGAGGATTACGGTGACGCTACGCTGGATGGCGACAACGGAGCCTCCCAATACTTCCGCGTCGACTGGTTTACGCCCGATGGTCTGGGTACCTGGGGGGATGGACGGACGTTTATTCTCGGAACCGATGGGTACATCGAGCTTCGAAAATATATCGATGTTGCAAGAGAGCCGGATGGTGACCATGTATATCTGGTCAATAAGGATGGTGAACAGCATTTTGCCGTTCACGGGCAGATCGGCTACCCGTTTTTCGGAGAGTTGATTCTAGACTGCCTGCATCGCACCGAGCATGCCATGACACAGGAGCATGCCTTTAAAGCCGCTGAGCTGTGCCTGAAAGCACAGAAAATGGCTCTCCGTATCTCCTAAACCATGAACTTGCAAAAAAAATCATATATTCACATGACAGGATGGGATTCCATGAATAAGACAGGAGCAGCCATCATCGGCTGCGGAGCCATTTTCCCCCTTCATGCCGATGCGATCATGGAGCTGGATCATGCAGAGCTGCGCATCGTGATTGATACAGATTTGGATAAGGCACAGGCGGCAGCAGAGCGTTACGGTGCCGAAGCAGCTGCTGATTACCGAATGCTTCTTGAACGGGAAGACATTCAGATTGTTCATTTATGTACTCCCCATCATATGCATGCTGAGATGGCCGTGCAGCTGCTGGCAGCCGGAAAGCATGTCCTGACCGAGAAGCCTATGGCCGAGAATCTTGGCGCGGCACAGGCCATGCTCGAAGCGGCGCAGAATAGCTCAGGGCAGCTGGGGATCACGTTCCAGAACCGCTATAATGCATCGTCGCAGATGATACATGAATATATCGCCTCAGGCGATCTGGGCAAGCTGATCTGCATGAAGGGTGTCGTTACTTGGCACCGTGACCATACTTACTACGGAAGTGCATCATGGAGAGGAAAATGGGCTACTGAGGGTGGCGGCGTACTGATTAATCAGACTCTCCATACTCTTGATCTGCTTCAGTGGTTTGGGGGTGCAGTCTCCTCGGTCAAAGGCAGTGTAACAACCGATGCGCTGGACGATATCATTGAGGTTGAAGACACCGCACACGCCTGCATTGACTTTAAGGGTGGTACGAGGGCGTTATTTTACGGTACGAACGCGTATGGCACGGATTCACCCGTCGAACTCGAAATCGTGTTTGAAAAAGGGACTTTATCGCAGCGGAGGGATATGCTGTATCTCTGGAAGAACGGTGTTGAAACCCGGCTGTGCGAACCGCCTCAAACCAGCACGGGAGGCAAATCTTACTGGGGAACAAGCCATCGGAAGCTGATAGCTGATTTTTATCAGCATGTGCGTGAGGATCGGCCTTTCTGGATCGATGCGAAGGAAGGCATCAAGGCGCTTAAGATTATAGATGATTTATACGACTATACCCGCAGCCGCAAGGGCTTAAGGTTTCCACCTGAATAAATAATCGCATGTTTAATCCATTTCATAATGGATTAAACATGCGATAACGAAGCGATATATAGACAAATAAAACCGTTTTGATCTATATATCCTCTTGATTAAAGCTGCTAACGGTATTATGAAATTGATTCGCTTAGATGAGTTTTGCAAAAAAACCCGATCCAATAAAAAGCTCCCATACAGATGAGTGCTTGCCTGAAGAGGCGCTGCGCCAATCTGTACGAGAGCTTTTTTTAATTAAGGATATTCGGTCCGCTAAAAGGTTATGGATCAGGATTGCACCCTATTTTTAAGCGTAAACCGAGTTAAATGCAGCCTCTACCTGTGGCAGAATGGTATCCCAGTCGGCATCCGGAGTCTTGCTGA encodes:
- a CDS encoding sugar phosphate isomerase/epimerase, whose amino-acid sequence is MKLSVFTVVTPDLTPEELVKAAREAGLDGVEWRFKEVPKDVNGEKPSFWGNNLCSIDPSLSEPEMLKFKEITEAGGLEVVSVTPYLNEMNLDATEHVFHTARLLGAKMIRVGAASYDGTGSYPELYETTVRYLKEAERMAKQYGVKGIVETHHRTIAPSASLAHRLVSHCDPDHIGVLFDPGNMVHEGYENFRMGMQLLGPHLAHVHVKNAHWVQDGRREDGTANWRSEWAPMREGIINFGSLLRDLKSVGYDGYLGIEDFSGQYASGELLKQFGEFMRERTQDL
- a CDS encoding Gfo/Idh/MocA family protein, encoding MTTSKQDGMNYAPQGKPNHVVKPGEFVFAAAALDHGHIQGMTKGLIEAGAVLKWVFDPDHAKAASFAAKFPGAVAADRLEQILEDPEVRLVAAAAVPSERCELGLRVMDAGKDYFTDKTPFTTLEQLEAARAKVRETGKKYMVYYSERLHVESAVYAGQLIREGAIGRVLQVTGFGPHRLSASTRPEWFFQKEKYGGILCDIGSHQIEQFLYYAGCKDATVLQSKIANYNHSDYPELEDYGDATLDGDNGASQYFRVDWFTPDGLGTWGDGRTFILGTDGYIELRKYIDVAREPDGDHVYLVNKDGEQHFAVHGQIGYPFFGELILDCLHRTEHAMTQEHAFKAAELCLKAQKMALRIS
- a CDS encoding Gfo/Idh/MocA family protein; this translates as MNKTGAAIIGCGAIFPLHADAIMELDHAELRIVIDTDLDKAQAAAERYGAEAAADYRMLLEREDIQIVHLCTPHHMHAEMAVQLLAAGKHVLTEKPMAENLGAAQAMLEAAQNSSGQLGITFQNRYNASSQMIHEYIASGDLGKLICMKGVVTWHRDHTYYGSASWRGKWATEGGGVLINQTLHTLDLLQWFGGAVSSVKGSVTTDALDDIIEVEDTAHACIDFKGGTRALFYGTNAYGTDSPVELEIVFEKGTLSQRRDMLYLWKNGVETRLCEPPQTSTGGKSYWGTSHRKLIADFYQHVREDRPFWIDAKEGIKALKIIDDLYDYTRSRKGLRFPPE